The following coding sequences are from one Coffea arabica cultivar ET-39 chromosome 11e, Coffea Arabica ET-39 HiFi, whole genome shotgun sequence window:
- the LOC113718369 gene encoding abscisic acid receptor PYL4-like, producing the protein MVFQLPPTVSSDHNPVLQPNECSSTLFQTIAAPASIVWALVSDFENPQRYKPFVRSCRIIDGQANQVRCLRRVDVASGLPASYSIERLEILDHDQRIFGFSIVSGDHRLSNYRSIMSLHPNGGDETVVVETYVIDAAEANTKEETCAFVDTIVKLNLRTLSRVAEDLAGKAQQQV; encoded by the coding sequence ATGGTTTTTCAGCTTCCCCCAACCGTTTCCAGCGACCACAACCCTGTTTTGCAGCCGAACGAATGTTCATCTACTTTGTTCCAAACTATCGCAGCTCCTGCCTCCATCGTTTGGGCTCTGGTTTCCGACTTTGAAAATCCTCAACGCTACAAGCCGTTCGTGAGATCCTGCAGAATCATAGATGGCCAGGCGAACCAAGTCAGATGCTTACGCCGTGTGGATGTCGCGTCAGGACTTCCAGCCTCCTATAGCATCGAGCGGCTGGAGATTCTTGATCATGATCAGCGCATCTTTGGGTTCAGCATTGTCAGCGGCGACCACCGGTTGTCGAATTATCGCTCGATCATGAGCCTACACCCCAACGGCGGCGATGAGACGGTGGTTGTGGAGACGTACGTGATTGATGCGGCCGAGGCCAACACGAAAGAAGAGACGTGTGCCTTTGTGGATACGATCGTGAAACTGAACTTGAGGACCCTTTCTAGAGTTGCTGAGGATTTGGCGGGCAAAGCGCAACAACAGGTTTGA
- the LOC113718368 gene encoding disease resistance protein RPM1-like, with protein sequence MKELINRSLIQVESTWDDGTLDTCGLHDFVREILVSKSKEQGFMTVATKYYTRWPEKVRHLAIHNFTDNPQEFSSLKCLRSVVIFEYEDPLTTTFLSKFLHGDPKLLKVLDLDGAELDSIPKQVFKLFHLRYLSLNGTGVRIIPKSIGKLQNLEVLSLMETNVTELPMEILKLRKLRSLFLGGMGDYSNEYAIWGCKCPLGIGKLICLEELYGIEADSDKIVREVGKLTQLRRLAIRKLRREDGKELLSSLLRLTNLRVLSISCIKEDETLDLQHSVSPKLEFLTILLLKGRLERVPQWVTSLQSLRTLRLVNSRLREDENVTGSLGHLPNLVSLTLYGAYEGETICFKKIGGFQKLQSLELVQLTRLKWVRVEEESMPNLRNLRLGGCKLMQELPSGIQNLTRLEYLGFYEMSDELMHKVQNLDKQSEDYQTISHIPQVFTGHWIDGQWKGTFL encoded by the coding sequence ATGAAAGAACTCATCAACAGAAGCTTAATCCAAGTTGAATCCACGTGGGACGATGGCACATTGGATACATGTGGTCTCCACGATTTTGTGCGTGAAATCCTTGTTTCAAAATCTAAAGAGCAGGGCTTCATGACTGTAGCCACCAAATATTACACAAGATGGCCTGAAAAAGTTCGACACCTAGCAATCCACAACTTCACTGATAATCCACAAGAATTTAGTAGCTTAAAGTGTCTTCGGTCTGTGGTAATATTTGAGTATGAAGATCCTCTCACAACTACATTTTTGTCCAAGTTTTTACATGGTGATCCCAAGTTGCTAAAGgtgttggatttggatggagCTGAATTGGACAGTATCCCAAAGCAAGTCTTCAAACTATTTCATCTCAGGTATCTTAGTCTCAATGGAACTGGAGTTAGAATTATTCCAAAATCTATTGGGAAGCTTCAAAACCTTGAAGTTTTGTCACTGATGGAAACCAATGTAACAGAGTTGCCTATGGAAATtctaaagctaagaaagctccgTTCCCTTTTCTTAGGTGGAATGGGTGATTATTCAAATGAGTATGCAATTTGGGGCTGTAAATGTCCACTTGGAATTGGAAAGCTTATTTGTTTGGAGGAGTTGTATGGTATAGAAGCAGACAGTGATAAAATAGTAAGGGAGGTTGGAAAGCTAACGCAATTGCGACGATTAGCCATCAGAAAGCTGAGAAGAGAAGATGGAAAGGAGTTGCTCTCCTCCCTCTTGAGGCTGACCAACCTTCGAGTGTTGTCCATCTCCTGTATTAAAGAAGATGAGACCCTTGATCTCCAACATTCCGTCTCTCCAAAGCTTGAATTCCTCACAATTCTGTTGTTGAAGGGGCGTTTAGAGAGAGTACCGCAATGGGTGACATCACTTCAATCCTTGAGAACCTTACGGTTGGTCAATAGTAGGTTGAGAGAAGATGAGAATGTAACAGGCTCCCTCGGACATTTGCCCAATCTGGTATCACTTACTCTCTATGGTGCTTATGAAGGGGAGACAATATGTTTCAAAAAAATTGGAGGATTTCAAAAACTCCAGAGCTTAGAGCTTGTGCAATTAACAAGACTGAAATGGGTGAGAGTGGAAGAGGAATCCATGCCTAATCTCAGAAATCTGCGCTTAGGTGGTTGCAAACTAATGCAAGAGTTGCCTTCGGGCATCCAAAACTTGACCAGACTTGAATATCTTGGGTTTTATGAAATGTCTGATGAGCTAATGCACAAAGTACAGAATTTGGATAAACAAAGTGAAGATTATCAGACAATTTCTCATATCCCTCAAGTTTTCACTGGTCACTGGATTGATGGTCAGTGGAAAGGCACGTTCCTCTAA